The Rhodopirellula islandica DNA window TGGGGGCGCATCGGGGGGAAGCGAGTCGTTCAAGGATTGCTTCGCCGCGGTGCTGGGCCCTTTGGGGATCTGTGACCAGATCCTCGTTGAGGCCGTTGCTGATCAGCGTGGCTGAGCCGGTTGAGTGGTCGACTGCGATGGTCCAGTCGTAGACTCCAATCGCCAAGCCAAGGGGAGGCTGTTCACCGAGGAATGACGGTGGCATTTGAACGCTTGGTTCGATCCACCAAGCCGCTTCGTAGGCAACCAGCCCGGCGATGCCGCCACAAAACGGTGGCAGGTCCGTGGGCCGTTCTTGCTTTGATAGTCGAAGGCACCAATCGTGATAGGTCGGCCAGGGGTCAGGGTCGGTGAGTGATGCCTGAAGCCACGCGACCGGATCGGCAGTCAAAAAGGAGTGGCGTCCTCGGTCGTGACTGTGGTCGGAGGCCGAATCGAACCAGAGTCGATGATTCATTCCGGCCAGCTTCTCAAACCAGTCTTTCAAGTCTGCGACCTGCCCGAGATGGCGAGTCCAGAGGGCGGAGTTGGGGTTGGTTTGGACGTTCGGCGAACCCAAGGGCGCGTCTGCAGGCGGATGCTTGTCGGCTGGTTGAGGCATCGCGATCGATTGGGATCGGAGATTCGCCCGTTCAGGATCGGGCGGGTGATGGCAAAAAAAATGCCTCGGCGAGTGAGGGACTCGCCGAGGCACATTCAAATTCATTCGCGAAACGAACTACGAAGCGTCCGATTTTGCTTGGTCATCGCTGCTGGCAGCAGGCACCGCTTCCTCGTCGGAGTCGCTGTCTGCCCAGCCTCGTTTTTCGCCTTCGAAGTTCAGACGTGTGATCTTGCCACTGTCGTCTTTGTGAACGTCGATGATGATCGTGTCCTTGCCTTCGAACGCACCACGCAGCAATTCTTCGCCGAGTGGATCTTCGATGCGTTGCTCGATTGCACGACGAAGTGGACGGGCACCGTAATCGAGGTTGCTGCCCTTCTTGATCAAGAACTCCTTCGCTTCGTCGCTCAAGTCGATGGCCAGGCCACGGTCGAGCAACCGTTCGCGAACCTTCGACAGTTCGAAGTCGATCACGCCCTTGAGGTCGGTCGTGGTCAGGTGACGGAAGATGATCGTGTCGTCCAAGCGGTTCAAGAACTCAGGTCGGAAGACACGTTCAATTTGGTCCATCACACGAGACTTCATCGAGTCGTAGCTCGCATCGCCATCCGGTTTTTGGAAACCGAATGCCGATTCGTTCTTGATCGCTTCCGCACCCGCGTTGGTGGTCATGATCAAGATCGTGTTTCGGAAGTCGACGTTGCGACCGAAGGAGTCGGTCAAGCGACCTTCTTCCATGACTTGCAACAGCATGTTGAAGACATCGGGGTGCGCCTTTTCGATTTCGTCGAACAGAACAACCGCGTAAGGACGGCGGCGAATCTTTTCGGTCAGCTGCCCACCTTCTTCGTAACCCACGAATCCGGGAGGGGCACCGATCAGACGGCTGACGTTGTGTTTCTCCATGTACTCGGACATGTCGATGTGCACCAAAGCGTCTGCGTCACCGAACATGTATTCAGCGAGAGCTTTGGCGAGCAACGTTTTACCGACACCGGTTGGACCGGCGAAGATGAACGAACCGGTTGGACGCTTGGGATCTTTCAAACCCGAACGACTTCGGCGAACCGCTTTGGCGACCGCTGTGACCGCTTGGCTTTGGCTGACGACGCGTTTGTGCAGTTCCTCTTCCATCTTCAGCAGACGCAACGAGTCTTCCGTTGACAGACGTGTCAATGGAATGCCGGTCATCTTGCTGACGACTTCTGCGATGATCTCTTCGTCGACGACGCCATCGGTTTGCTGACTTTTCTCACGCCATTCTTGAGTGATCTGATCTTTCTTCTTGCGAAGTTTTTCAGCTTGATCACGTAGGTTGGCGGCTTTTTCGAAGTCTTGGTTGGCAACCGCGTCTTCTTTGTCCTTGTTCAGCGTTTCGACTTGCTCGTCGATCTCTTTCAAGTCTGGTGGACGAGTCATGGTGCGAAGACGCACGCGAGCACCGGCTTCATCGATCACGTCGATGGCTTTGTCGGGCAAGCAGCGGGCGGTGATGTAGCGTTCGCTCATTTCGACGGCTGCCACGATGGCATCGTCGGTGAACTGCACCCGGTGGTGTTCTTCGTAGCGTTCTCGCAATCCCTTGAGGATTTCGATCGTCTCGGTCTTGCCGGTCGGTTCGACCATGATCTCTTGGAAACGACGGGCCAGCGCGTTGTCTTTTTCGATGTACTTGCGGTACTCGTCGAGGGTTGTCGCACCGATGCACTGGATTTCGCCCCGTGCCAAAGCTGGCTTCAGGACGTTGGCCGCGTCGATGGCGCCTTCTGCACCGCCGGCACCGACCAGGGTGTGAAGTTCATCGATGAAGAGGATCGTGTTTTTGACACGACGCACTTCGGTCATGACCGCTTTGATGCGTTCTTCGAACTGACCGCGGTACTTGGTGCCTGCCACCATCATGGCGAGGTCGAGAACGACGATGCGTTTCTCGGCCAAGATTTCAGGCACTTCGCCGCCGATGACGCGTTGGGCAAAGCCTTCGATGATGGCGGTTTTACCGACACCGGCTTCGCCCAGCAGGACGGGGTTGTTCTTAGTCCGGCGGCAGAGGATTTGGATGGCGCGTTCGATCTCTCGTTCGCGGCCAATGACTGGATCCAGTTCGCCTTTCTTAGCCAGTTCGGTCAGGTCGCGGCCGAAGCTGTCCAGGGCGGGAGTCTTGCTCTTGCCGCTCTTGCTGCTTCCACTTCCGCCACTGCTGCCTTCGCTGTCGCCACCACGGCCACCGCGTTCGCCGACTTCAGCGCCTTCGAGCCCGTGTCCGAGCAGGTTGAGCACTTCTTCGCGAACATCTTCCAGCTTCAGGCCCAAGTTCATCAGAACTTGCGCGGCGACGCCTTCTTGTTCACGCAGCAAACCCAGCAGGATGTGCTCGGTGCCCACGTAGCTGTGGTTGAGATTGCGTGCTTCTTCCATCGAGTATTCGATGACTTTTTTCGCACGTGGTGTTTGTGGCAATTTGCCGACGGTCACCATTTCGGGACCGCTTTGCACCAATTTTTCGACTTCGAGGCGGATCTTTCGCAGATCGACCTCGAGATTTTTCAACACATTGGCAGCGACACCGCTGCCCTCTTTCACCAACCCCAACAAAATGTGTTCGGTGCCGATGTATTCGTGATTGAATCGTTGAGCCTCTTGGTTAGCCAATTGCATGACTTTCCTGGCTCGGTCAGTAAACCGTTCGTACATATTCTCCGTCCCTTAGACCAGACCGACTGTCAAACTGGCGAATCTTTCGACCCGATTTGTTTCCCTACGCAAACTGTACGCCACAAGTCACCCACAAGACGACGGAAGCTATCTTCCAACGCCTCAAAAACCAATCAATTGCAGGGAAAATCGCTTCGCAAATGCTTTCTGCGAAAACGAACTTCGACGCACAACCGGCCGGTTCCCCATACCGTGCTAACGTCATCCTACCGTTTTGTCGCAACAACGGGGATAGGACTTCGTTGGCCATCTTGTACGTTGGGGCCGCTCAAATGGTTTCCATTTCGACCTTTCCGGCGTCAGTGCTCGAAGTGTGCTGTTGCCGATGACGGATCGTACGATTTGAATCGATCCTGCCGCCCAGATGAATCCTTGGAGAAAG harbors:
- a CDS encoding ATP-dependent Clp protease ATP-binding subunit — protein: MYERFTDRARKVMQLANQEAQRFNHEYIGTEHILLGLVKEGSGVAANVLKNLEVDLRKIRLEVEKLVQSGPEMVTVGKLPQTPRAKKVIEYSMEEARNLNHSYVGTEHILLGLLREQEGVAAQVLMNLGLKLEDVREEVLNLLGHGLEGAEVGERGGRGGDSEGSSGGSGSSKSGKSKTPALDSFGRDLTELAKKGELDPVIGREREIERAIQILCRRTKNNPVLLGEAGVGKTAIIEGFAQRVIGGEVPEILAEKRIVVLDLAMMVAGTKYRGQFEERIKAVMTEVRRVKNTILFIDELHTLVGAGGAEGAIDAANVLKPALARGEIQCIGATTLDEYRKYIEKDNALARRFQEIMVEPTGKTETIEILKGLRERYEEHHRVQFTDDAIVAAVEMSERYITARCLPDKAIDVIDEAGARVRLRTMTRPPDLKEIDEQVETLNKDKEDAVANQDFEKAANLRDQAEKLRKKKDQITQEWREKSQQTDGVVDEEIIAEVVSKMTGIPLTRLSTEDSLRLLKMEEELHKRVVSQSQAVTAVAKAVRRSRSGLKDPKRPTGSFIFAGPTGVGKTLLAKALAEYMFGDADALVHIDMSEYMEKHNVSRLIGAPPGFVGYEEGGQLTEKIRRRPYAVVLFDEIEKAHPDVFNMLLQVMEEGRLTDSFGRNVDFRNTILIMTTNAGAEAIKNESAFGFQKPDGDASYDSMKSRVMDQIERVFRPEFLNRLDDTIIFRHLTTTDLKGVIDFELSKVRERLLDRGLAIDLSDEAKEFLIKKGSNLDYGARPLRRAIEQRIEDPLGEELLRGAFEGKDTIIIDVHKDDSGKITRLNFEGEKRGWADSDSDEEAVPAASSDDQAKSDAS